One stretch of Amycolatopsis sp. NBC_00345 DNA includes these proteins:
- a CDS encoding NAD(P)H-binding protein, translating into MSRTALLLGGTGLVGSHCLNQLVADTRYSQVTALTRRPLTGVDGAEGRLDVRVVDFDRLAEQWDFKATDVYCCLGTTMNSSREEFQRVDHDYPVEAARLAHDAGAQRLAIVSAVGANPRSRISLLRVKGETERDVAALGYGTVEIFQPGTLLGDRTKKRAGQGIANAAGPVAARVMAGPLRRFRPVGSEVVAKAMIASLHRDEPGVHTHTNKEILALAAG; encoded by the coding sequence ATGTCTCGGACTGCACTGCTGCTCGGCGGCACCGGGCTCGTCGGCAGCCATTGCCTGAACCAGCTCGTCGCCGACACCCGGTACAGCCAGGTCACCGCACTGACCCGCCGTCCCCTAACGGGTGTCGACGGAGCCGAGGGGCGGCTGGACGTACGCGTCGTCGATTTCGATCGGCTCGCCGAGCAGTGGGACTTCAAGGCCACCGACGTCTACTGCTGCCTGGGCACCACCATGAACTCGTCCCGGGAGGAGTTCCAGCGCGTCGACCACGACTATCCGGTCGAGGCGGCGCGGCTGGCCCATGACGCCGGAGCGCAACGGCTCGCGATCGTCTCGGCGGTCGGCGCCAACCCCCGGTCGCGGATCTCGCTGTTGCGGGTCAAGGGTGAGACCGAGCGTGACGTCGCGGCCCTCGGCTACGGCACCGTCGAGATCTTCCAGCCCGGGACACTGCTCGGCGACCGCACCAAAAAGCGCGCCGGGCAGGGGATCGCGAACGCGGCCGGACCCGTGGCGGCCCGCGTGATGGCGGGTCCGCTCCGGCGCTTCCGGCCGGTCGGGTCCGAGGTCGTGGCGAAGGCGATGATCGCCTCGCTGCACCGGGACGAGCCCGGGGTGCACACGCACACCAAC
- a CDS encoding enoyl-CoA hydratase/isomerase family protein has translation MTNSGMAGESLIRNDVVRLREVSAGCFSVVIDNPPFNLVDSPVFGGLQSVRSFAEDPANGVSVLVFESANPEFFINHVGLDVSDEGVSEPLVIHQEWPAFSHWLSSGPVVTIALLRGRARGFGCEFALSTDMRFAARENARIAMLEVGFGALPGGGGLEWSQLLAGRARAMEFMLSSDDFDADTAERYGLVNRSIPDTELDAYVHRLARRIASFNPAAVATVKSYLTKRQAIPLPGELAEIGAVAGSLLSTDAGQAVVARIMAKAGGVPFGYQVELDLPKLCDAD, from the coding sequence ATGACCAATTCTGGTATGGCCGGGGAATCACTGATCCGGAACGACGTGGTCCGGCTCCGGGAGGTTTCCGCGGGCTGCTTTTCGGTGGTGATCGACAATCCACCCTTCAACCTGGTCGATTCCCCGGTGTTCGGCGGGCTGCAGTCGGTCCGGTCCTTTGCCGAGGACCCGGCGAACGGCGTCTCCGTGCTGGTCTTCGAAAGCGCGAATCCGGAGTTCTTCATCAACCACGTGGGCCTCGACGTCTCCGACGAGGGGGTGTCCGAGCCCCTGGTGATCCATCAGGAGTGGCCCGCGTTCAGCCACTGGCTCAGCTCGGGCCCGGTGGTCACCATCGCGCTCCTGCGCGGACGGGCCCGCGGGTTCGGCTGTGAGTTCGCCCTGAGCACCGACATGCGGTTCGCCGCCAGGGAAAACGCGCGGATCGCGATGCTCGAGGTCGGCTTCGGTGCGCTCCCCGGTGGCGGCGGGCTCGAATGGAGCCAGCTCCTCGCCGGACGCGCGCGGGCCATGGAGTTCATGCTGAGCTCCGATGATTTCGACGCTGACACCGCGGAGCGGTACGGCTTGGTGAACCGGTCCATTCCGGACACTGAGCTCGACGCTTACGTCCATCGGCTGGCCCGTCGTATCGCGAGCTTCAATCCGGCCGCGGTCGCGACGGTCAAGAGCTATCTCACCAAGCGGCAGGCCATCCCTCTTCCGGGTGAACTGGCGGAAATCGGCGCTGTCGCGGGAAGTCTGCTGTCGACCGACGCGGGGCAAGCCGTCGTGGCCCGTATCATGGCCAAGGCGGGCGGTGTCCCGTTCGGCTACCAGGTGGAACTCGACCTGCCGAAACTCTGCGACGCGGACTGA